The Vibrio penaeicida sequence TTTCGGATACGATCTTGTAACTCATTGAGTGTTGTTACGGGTTTCATGTAGCGTCCAAATAAGTGAAAGTGAGAAGGAAAACGTCCTTCTATATTTCGAGATTACTTCATTTGGAATAAACATTTCAATCCTGTGTATCAGATTCGTGAGAGCTGCCCCTATACCTATATATCCAAATGCCTATATACCCAAATATCTATATAGCCATGTGACCTCAAAGTGCTTCGTTCAGCGAGAATTACCCGGTTTTCAAACAAGGCACCAGTACAAAAATAAAATTTAACCGTGAGTCGGTAGCCCGACTTAAATTTGTGACTTTGAACCAACAATGACAAATCTATTCGGTCATTTTTTTGGGGAAGATAAGCTAATTGATGAATAAATCAGTTATCAGCGATTGCTTAATCTCTCTCTTTTAATAGGATTATTTGCGAGTTTGCTTTTTCACGCTTCTTTTTAGTAGCTGTAGACGATAGGAGCCTTCACAAAAGTATAACATTCTTAGGGTGGACACTTTATGGGCTTAGATAATGAAATTCTTGCTACTTTGCAAATGTACACTAAGGCATTATCGGTCTCCCTCAAATACCGTGATTTTGGACAACACCGGCATTATTGGAAATAAAGAACGCTCAGACTCTCTTTCTGGTATCGATAGGTTTGGTATTCCTTTGTTAGCCGTTTCCGTTTGTGTAGGAGCACTTGCACTAGTGGGGCAGTTACCTGGTATTCCTGCGTTGCTTTAGGTCAAGAAATGATTTAGGTCTGGAATTGCTATAGCTCTAGAACTTTTCAAGCATAACTGGTTGTAAGTAAAGAAGAGGGAGAGCTCATGCCAAATCGAGCTCTCCAAACTCAACTTGGGTTAAAGGGTGATTGTTTTGTCTTTGAAGACCAGTTTTTCTATATGGCTTAAGTTGTTTTTACCGTCTCTGCGTTGTTGCTTGTCTT is a genomic window containing:
- a CDS encoding DUF3360 family protein, with the protein product MKFLLLCKCTLRHYRSPSNTVILDNTGIIGNKERSDSLSGIDRFGIPLLAVSVCVGALALVGQLPGIPALL